The Vibrio tarriae genome includes the window TGATGGCTGAAATGTAGATTTTCACCACTATTGGTCGATTGTGTCTCAAGCAAAATAGCGTGTTCAGGGACACCTGCATCTTTGGCGATCGCGGCAAAAGTCTCCGCCTCACTGTGGTTAAATACCCCTTGAGTAAAACGGCCAAAGCCACCCGAAAACAGTACATAAGGGGCAAGGCCTTGGTGGTAGAGTTTTGCCGCATGTTCTGCCACACGGACATCGTTACTGCCGAGCACCAAAATGAGATCGGCAATTTCGGGTTGTTGATGCAACTGTAAGTAATCCCACAGTGTTTCGATATGTTGATATAAGCGTTTACTCATAACCGTGTACGGCCTCTAAGGTATGAGTGAAATGAAAACGGTAACCCGCTGCCAATAATTCGTCGCACACAATCCGTTTCTCCTCTTTATCACCCAACGGTGGCAGAGGCAGTTCGCTTGCTACTGCGTTGAGTGCGGCCTGATAAAACTCCGCTTTACTCACTGTGTTGGGGGTAGTGGCGTTAATAATCGAGTTGGGAAGCTGCTCTAGCGAAAAATGAATAATCCCGATCGCGTCATACAGATGCAGCATATTCGCAGGAGCGAGTCGGCTGACTTGTGCCATTTTGCTGACAAAGCGTGATGGGTGGCGTTTCGGACCCATCAAGCCACTGCAACGTAGGATGGTGTAATTAATGCCGGAAGTGATCACATGTTGTTCCGCTTTGAGTAAGATGCGGGCTTTTGCATCAAAGGCCGAATTATCGAGCGCCAATGCCAAAGAGGCATCTTTCTCATTCATCGGTTTGGCGATATCGGGATACACAGAGGTAGAACTGATCATCACCAGCTTTTGAATATTGGCCTGCTTGGCTTGCTGTACCAAGCTATACCAATGTTTGGCATAGTGTTCGCCGGCACCTTGACGAAAACCGGGAGGAAAGCAGCCAATTAAGGTATCACATTGCCGTTCGAGTAAAGCCTCGCACAAACCATCGGGTTGATCTAGTTGGCAAACAAAGCTCTCAATACCTTGATCTTCAAGAGTTTGAACAGCCTGAGGGGTAGTGCGTGTCGCATACACGGTATGGCCTTGTTGCTTAAGCCATTGTGCCAGTGGCAAACCTAGCCATCCTGCACCTATCACGACAACTCTTTTCATCAGTTCATCCTTTATCAATAAGAGCAAATGAGGTGGCTACCGTAACACAGTTGAACTTGGGGGATAAAGGAAATGAGCGCTGTATAGCGCTCATTGAAAGGAGGATTAAACGTTTAACACACGCAGTACGCGGTCAGCGTGTTCGGCAATTTCTATGCCTTCATCGGTGAGGTACCCTCCATCAGGTTGAGTGCATAACCCTTTGTTATACAGACGAACCACGGCTGTTTGTACCGCTTCAGAAGCATCGTGGCGTACTTTGATGCCCGTTGCTGCGCTGCTCAAATCAAATTGCAGCAATAAATTAAGCTCATCGATATGCTGTTGAGTGAATTTCATGGCCATTACCTTTTTAAGCTGTTGTTGGCGCCACAATAGGCTGCGCAGCATCAACACGCAATCTTGCGCTCGCAGAACTGTTAGCTTGACCCGATCTGATGTTTTTTTCAGCGAAAGACGAGAAAAATGTTTTGAACCTCAGCACAAAAATCGCGGGTAGAGATGTTCTGCTTGAGGTTATAAACCAACACTATATTTGGGGGGAATGATCTTAGTAAATAGCGTTACGACTTCAAGTAGGGCGGGTATCTAAACATTTTTCGTGAACATGACAAATAGCCCTTGAACTCGAGGGGAAATAGAGCGATTATCCGCCACCTCTTTTGTTGTGTGTCAAAATGTAACAAGCTCATGGAACATAACCAATTCGATTCTCTTCTCCCGCCACAGATGGCGGAACGTGCCGCCATTACGGGTGAAGGTAAAGCCAAAAAAGCGGCGTATAAATCTTTCCTGTTGGCGATTTCTGCTGGCATCCAAATTGGTATCGCCTTTGTTTTTTATACCGTAGTCACCACGGGTGCCCACGATATGCCTTACGGGGTAACTAAACTGTTGGGTGGTATGGCCTTCAGCCTCGGTTTGATTCTGGTGGTGATTACCGGTGGTGAATTATTCACCAGCTCGGTGCTGATCTTAGTGGCGAAGGCGAGTGGCAAAATCTCGTGGAAAGAGCTAGTACGCAACTGGACTGTGGTTTATTTCGGAAACCTATGCGGCTCCATTATCTTAGTGTTCATCATGCTTGCCACTCGCCAGTTTATGGAAGATGGCGGACAGTTGGGGCTAAATGCGATGGCCATTTCCCAGCACAAATTGCATCACACTTTCTTGCAAGCTTTCGCTCTTGGGTTGATGTGTAACATCCTAGTTTGTTTGGCGGTTTGGATGACCTTTAGTGCCCGCTCGTTAACCGATAAAGTGATGGTATTGATTCTGCCGGTGGCCATGTTTGTCTCTTCCGGTTTTGAGCACTGTATTGCCAATATGTTCCAAGTACCGATGGCGATTGGCATTAAGTATTTTGCGCCAGAGAGTTTTTGGGCAATGACAGGGACGAATATCGCTCAGTATGCGGATCTCAACTTCGTTAACTTCATCGTTAATAACCTTATCCCAGTGACCTTAGGTAATATTGTCGGTGGTGGCGTGTTTGTCGGAATGTGGTACTGGCTGATCTATCTGAAAGATTGATGCTGACAGCCATTACCCCGACAAGATGCCCAATCATCCCTGAGTGCTACTCGGGGATTTTTTTACCTGCTTTTCCTTGCAAACACGGGGTTGTCGTCGTGGTGCAATAGCTTTTCGACACCAGTAGCCTTATCCACATTTTCTGTGGATAACTCAGAGCAAACGCCGTGTGTAACCATATCGAATTGAATTGGCTCATGATTGATGCGCATTTACTGTGCAGGCTGCCTGCTTTTGGGGCGGTATCAACAGGCGGCAATCATCTCCCTCTTTTGCATTATTCATGTTCAATCATCTGTGGGTAGAGAGTATTAAAACGTGTTTCACTATTAAGAATATAGGTAGAAACAAGCTGGCTCAGAGAATTTGCAAACCATCGTTGAAAAAACTCATAGAGATCAAATTTTTTACAAGAAATGATCGTAATACAGTGATTAAAATTTACATTTATCCGCGGTTTTTGGTTGTTCAAGGAAAAATGTGGTGAGTTATAAATACACATTTGTTTCCTTGTTGTTTAAATTTAACACTCTAAAAACAATATTAATTTGTCATAACTGCTCACATTCTTTCATCTCATTTTTTAATCAGACATAACTCCGTTCTAACTCAAAAAAGTGTTGAATAACAAGGTGGGCATGATGGTTTTAGATTGAACCCTATTAAATGTATGGTCTAACATTTGTTTTAAGTAAACTTGATTTGTGACAGCTCTGGGGAACAGGGTTGACGAAAAATCCAGCAAATAGAGTAGGCAAATGTATGAGTGATGTTAATAAAATTGAAGGCGGTGAAAAACGCTCTCTGGAGTGGAAGTCATTCCTCTTCATCACTGTGGTTCTTTTTCCCATCTTAAGCGTGGCTTTCGTGGGTGGATATGGATTCATTGTGTGGATGCTGCAGATGTTCGTGTTTGGCCCTCCGGGTGTGCACGGCGGCTTCTAACCACCTCCGTTTCTACTGTTGAATGACTTAGCTAAGAGAAGAAAGCATGAAATCGTTAATTTTGAAAATGTGGCGCACTATGACGCGTCCTGCGGTACACATTAGTTTGGGTGTGCTGACTCTCGGCGGCTTTATCGCTGGGGTGATTTTCTGGGGGGGCTTTAATACCGCGTTGGAAGCGACCAACACCGAAGAGTTCTGCATCAGCTGTCACACCATGCGTGACAACGTATACCAAGAACTGCAAACCACAGTGCATTGGAAAAACCACTCTGGCGTGCGCGCCACTTGTCCTGATTGTCACGTCCCCCATGAGTGGACGGCGAAAATCGCACGTAAGATGCAAGCTTCGAAAGAAGTGTTCGCGCAAATTTTTGGGGATTTAGATACACCAGAAAAGTTTGAAGAGCGCCGAATTGAATTGGCAAAACACGAGTGGGATCGCTTCGCAGCCAACAAATCCCTTGAGTGTAAAAACTGCCACAACTATGAATCGATGGATTTTGAGCAAATGTCTGCAACTGCTCGCATTCAAATGAAGCAAGCGGCAGAGCGCGATCAAAGCTGTATCGATTGTCATAAGGGCATTGCGCACAACTTACCGAAAAACATGGAGAGCTCAAGCGGCTTGATTGGTGAGCTAGAAGGTATGGCATCGAACACCAAATACTCCAATGGTGAAACCTTAGTCAGCGTGCGTTTCCTCCCTGTGTATGAAGATGATCAAGCCAAAGTGGAAGCGGGTCTCCTCAACCCAGCTTCTGAAGTGAAAGTGTTGACTGAAAAAGGCGACATGATGCAAGTGGAGATCAGCGGCTGGCGTAAATCGAAAGGCTTTGGCCGTGTGATTCAAGAAGATTTCGGTATGAACATCGCGGTGGTGTCGCTACTGAAAGATGCCGCTATGTCTGATGCGATTGTGACTACGGGTGAGCAGAAAGTCGATGACATGACGGGTCTACCTTGGGAGCAAGTCAGCGCGAAAGTGTGGATGAAAAAAGAAGCCATGCTGAACGACATCAACCCAGTTTGGGAAAAAGCGCGTGAAGCATACAAGACCAACTGTTCTGTCTGCCACACCCAACCGGATGAAGCGCACTTTGATGCCAACACTTGGCCTGGCATGTTCGACGGTATGTTGGCATTCGTCAACTTCGATACCGACAGTGAAGCGCTGGTACTCAAGTATCTGCAAAAACACTCTTCAGATTTCGCTGAAGGCCATCACTAAGCAACGTCATACGGAGTCATAACATGGCGATTACACGAAGAAGTTTTCTGAAAGGTGTCGCAACCACCAGTGCGGCGTCGATCATTGGCCCAAGCCTACTGACCTCAGTTTCTGCCCAAGCGGCAGAAACCACGGGAACTTGGAAAGTCTCCGGTTCTCACTGGGGCGCCTTCCGCGCCCACATCTACGGCGGTAAGGTACAAGAGCTGAAAGCGTTGGAGTTGGATACCCACCCAACGGAAATGCTGAACGGCATTCAAGGCATTCTGTACAGCCCATCTCGCGTGCGTTACCCAATGGTGCGTCTCGATTGGCTGAAAAAACACAAATACAGCGCGGAAACCCGTGGTAACAACCGTTTTATCCGTGTGACTTGGGATGAAGCGATTGACCTGTTCTACCGCGAACTCGAGCGCGTTCAGAAGCAATACGGCCCTTGGGCGCTGCACGCAGGTCAAACAGGTTGGAACCAAACCGGTGCTTTCCACAACTGTACCGCGATGATGCAGCGCGCTGTGGGTATGCATGGTAACTACATCACCAAAGTCGGGGATTACTCAACCGGTGCTGGCCAAACCATCATGCCTTACGTGCTAGGTTCGACCGAAGTTTACGCACAAGGGACTTCTTGGACTGAGATTTTAGAAAACTCAGACAACATCATCTTGTGGGCAAACGATCCAGTGAAAAACCTGCAAGTGGGTTGGAACTGTGAAACACACCAGTCTTTCAGCTATCTCGATCAATTGAAAGAGAAAGTGGCGAAAGGCGAGATCAACGTTGTTTCTGTTGACCCAGTGAAAAACAAAACACAGCGTTTTTTGCAAAATGATCACTTATACATCAACCCACAAACTGACGTGGCGTTTATGTTGGCGGTCGCGCATGTGCTGTATACCGAAAATCTGTACGACAAGAAGTTCATCGAAACTTACTGCTTGGGCTTTGAAGAATTCATCCCTTACGTGCTGGGTAAGAGCAAAGATAAGGTTGAGAAAACGCCTGAGTGGGCTGCGACAATCTGTGGCGTGAAACCAGAGGCGATTCGTGATTTCGCCCGTATGTTGGTGAACGGTCGTACTCAGTTGCTGTTCGGTTGGTGTATCCAACGCCAAGAACACGGTGAGCAGCCGTACTGGATGGGCGCGGTATTGGCGGCCATGATTGGTCAAATTGGCCTACCGGGCGGTGGTATCTCTTACGGTCACCACTATTCAGGCATCGGCGTACCATCAACGGGTTTTGCGGGGCCTGGCGGTTTCCCACGTAACCTCGATCAAGGCGCGAAGCCAAAGTGGGATAACAATGATTTCAACGGCTACAGCAGCACGATTCCGGTTGCACGGTGGATTGATGCGATTCTTGAGCCGGGTAAGAAGATCAACCATAACGGTAATACAGTGACGCTGCCGGGCTTCAAGATGATGGTGATTTCTGGTTGTAACCCATGGCATCACCATCAAGACCGCAACAAGATGAAGCTTGCGTTCCAAAAACTGGAAACCGTGGTGACGATTGATTTCAGTTGGACTGCAACGTGCCGCTTCTCTGACATCGTACTGCCTGCTTGTACCCAGTGGGAACGTAACGACATTGACTCTTATGGCTCATACTCAGGTAAAGGCCTGATTGCAATGCATCGTTTAGTTGACCCGCTGTTCCAATCACGTACTGACTTTGAAATTATGACTGAGCTGACTCGTCGCTTTGGCCGTGAAAAAGAGTACACCCGTGATATGGACGAGATGATGTGGGTTCGTTCACTGTATAACGAGTGTAAGAAAGCCAACGAAGGTAAATTTGCCATGCCAGAATTTGATGAGTTCTGGGAAAAGGGCTTCCTTGATTTTGGTACGGGTACACCTTGGGTCCGCCATGCTGATTTCCGCAAAGATCCCGAAATCAATGCACTGGGTACGCCTTCTGGTTTTATCGAAATTACGTCACGTAAAATCGGTCGCTACGGTTATGAACACTGCCAAGAACACCCAATGTGGTTTGAGAAAACCGAACGTTCACACGGTGGTCCGGGCTCTGACAAATATCCGTTCTGGTTGCAATCGTGCCACCCAGACAAACGTCTGCACTCGCAAATGTGTGAAGCGGAAGCGTTCCGTGCCACTTACGCTGTGCAAGGTCGTGAACCGGTGTACATCAACCCGATAGATGCTAAAGCCAAAGGTATTAAAGATGGCGACTTGGTGCGCGTGTTCAACGATCGTGGCCAGCTATTAGCGGGCGCGGTGCTGAGTGATAGCTACCCACGCGGTGTGATCCGGATTGAAGAGGGCGCTTGGTATGGCCCGCTGACTGAAAAAGTCGGGGCGATCTGTACTTACGGTGATCCCAATACACTGACTCTCGATCTTGGTACGTCAGAGCTGGCGCAAGCCACTTCTGCGAATACCTGTATCGTCGATTTTGAGAAATTCCGTGGTGAAGTTCCTCCTGTGACCTCATTCGGTGGCCCAATCGAAGTCATCTAAACGGTATCTTTAGCGCAAAATGCGCGTTATCCCTCAAGCCAGCGTTCGCCGCTGGCTTTTTTCTTCTCTTTTATCAGCAAATCCGCTTAATCTGTCGCCAATTAAACCTGTGGATCACGGAAAACGTGAAACACCTAACGTAATGCGTTGGTGTTTATGTCGAGACTCAGGGCAAAAAGGAGAGAGTCAATGAGCCACTTAAGACTAGCCAATGGGCGAGAGATCCTAGCGCAGCAAGCCGATATTGAACTGGAGATTTCTGATAATGAGCTTTCTGCGCAGTATATTGGGTTACACAATCGGCCTTTTGAACGCCGTTATCCATTGTTTAGCACTTTACTGGATGTCGAATCGGATGCCCGCTTGGTGGGGGATGGGTTTCAAATGCTGTCGCAAGCATCAGGAACGCTAAGTCATATCCAAGAAGTGGGGCGATGCCCAGATAACAATCTTAGTTACCGCATCTACCCGCATGATGCGCCAAAGCGTTTTTACAATACCTTGATGATAGAAGCGGCTGGCCGCTATCTGTTGTTTGGTTTTACTTCTTGCCAACGCTTTGCGGGCTTTTTTGAAGTGCACCGCCACCCGCAACATTGGGTGTTAAGCGCTTTTATTGATGGAGAGGAAACCCGCCCACAGGACTGGATCACCAATCAGTTGGAGTCCGTGATTTGCTTAGAAGGCGAGTCGATGTCGGAGCTTTATCAAGCCTATGCAGAGGCGATTTCGCGCCATCATCCACCAAGGCCACATCTGAAAGATCGTGCGCCGATGGGCTGGTGCTCTTGGTATGCCTATTATGCAGAGGTGACCGAGCAAGATATTAAAGAAAATGTCGCGATATTGGCAGAGCGTCACCCCGAACTGGAATGGGTGCTGCTCGATGATGGCTACCAAGCGTTTATGGGGGATTGGCTTACGCCATCCCAAAAATTCCCGAGTGGGATTCAGCAAGTGATTGCCGATATTCGTGCGCAGGGTAAAAAGCCCGCTATCTGGCTTGCCCCTTTTATCGCGGAAGCGGATTCTGCGGTTTTTCGTCAGCACCCAGACTGGTTTGTGAAAAATGCCGCAGGTCAGCCACTCAAAGCCGAAGAGATCACTTATGGCGGTTGGCGTTGCACGCCGTGGTATGTGTTGGATACTTCACATCCCGATGTGCAGGAGCATCTCACGCAAGTGGTTAAAACCTTGCGTGAAGAGTGGGGCGTTGAGCTCTTTAAGCTTGATGCCAACTATTGGGGAACCTTGCGAGGGCGACGTTTTCAATCGGGTGTTACTGGGGTAGAAGCCTATCGTATGGGTATGCAGGCTATGGCTGAAGGTGCAGGTGATGCATGGCTACTGGGCTGTAATGCGCCGATGTGGCCATCATTGGGTTTGGTCGATGCAATGCGTGTGTCGGATGATGTTGAGCGCAATGCAGATCGCTTTTGTCAAATAGCCCGTGAAACCTTAATGCGCACTTGGCAACATAGACAGCTGTGGCAAATTGACCCAGATTGCTTAACACTCACT containing:
- a CDS encoding YdcF family protein, which gives rise to MSKRLYQHIETLWDYLQLHQQPEIADLILVLGSNDVRVAEHAAKLYHQGLAPYVLFSGGFGRFTQGVFNHSEAETFAAIAKDAGVPEHAILLETQSTNSGENLHFSHQLLVQQARPAKRILLVQKPYMERRAYAAFMKQWPESVESVQVTSPAGSFFDYLTSELTSDFVLNAMLGDFERIRDYPALGFQIAQPIPKQVALAHQALLMFKVNPEIS
- a CDS encoding NAD(P)H-binding protein; its protein translation is MKRVVVIGAGWLGLPLAQWLKQQGHTVYATRTTPQAVQTLEDQGIESFVCQLDQPDGLCEALLERQCDTLIGCFPPGFRQGAGEHYAKHWYSLVQQAKQANIQKLVMISSTSVYPDIAKPMNEKDASLALALDNSAFDAKARILLKAEQHVITSGINYTILRCSGLMGPKRHPSRFVSKMAQVSRLAPANMLHLYDAIGIIHFSLEQLPNSIINATTPNTVSKAEFYQAALNAVASELPLPPLGDKEEKRIVCDELLAAGYRFHFTHTLEAVHGYE
- a CDS encoding TIGR02647 family protein, whose product is MKFTQQHIDELNLLLQFDLSSAATGIKVRHDASEAVQTAVVRLYNKGLCTQPDGGYLTDEGIEIAEHADRVLRVLNV
- the focA gene encoding formate transporter FocA, whose translation is MEHNQFDSLLPPQMAERAAITGEGKAKKAAYKSFLLAISAGIQIGIAFVFYTVVTTGAHDMPYGVTKLLGGMAFSLGLILVVITGGELFTSSVLILVAKASGKISWKELVRNWTVVYFGNLCGSIILVFIMLATRQFMEDGGQLGLNAMAISQHKLHHTFLQAFALGLMCNILVCLAVWMTFSARSLTDKVMVLILPVAMFVSSGFEHCIANMFQVPMAIGIKYFAPESFWAMTGTNIAQYADLNFVNFIVNNLIPVTLGNIVGGGVFVGMWYWLIYLKD
- the torE gene encoding trimethylamine N-oxide reductase system protein TorE, which gives rise to MSDVNKIEGGEKRSLEWKSFLFITVVLFPILSVAFVGGYGFIVWMLQMFVFGPPGVHGGF
- the torC gene encoding pentaheme c-type cytochrome TorC; amino-acid sequence: MKSLILKMWRTMTRPAVHISLGVLTLGGFIAGVIFWGGFNTALEATNTEEFCISCHTMRDNVYQELQTTVHWKNHSGVRATCPDCHVPHEWTAKIARKMQASKEVFAQIFGDLDTPEKFEERRIELAKHEWDRFAANKSLECKNCHNYESMDFEQMSATARIQMKQAAERDQSCIDCHKGIAHNLPKNMESSSGLIGELEGMASNTKYSNGETLVSVRFLPVYEDDQAKVEAGLLNPASEVKVLTEKGDMMQVEISGWRKSKGFGRVIQEDFGMNIAVVSLLKDAAMSDAIVTTGEQKVDDMTGLPWEQVSAKVWMKKEAMLNDINPVWEKAREAYKTNCSVCHTQPDEAHFDANTWPGMFDGMLAFVNFDTDSEALVLKYLQKHSSDFAEGHH
- the torA gene encoding trimethylamine-N-oxide reductase TorA, with amino-acid sequence MAITRRSFLKGVATTSAASIIGPSLLTSVSAQAAETTGTWKVSGSHWGAFRAHIYGGKVQELKALELDTHPTEMLNGIQGILYSPSRVRYPMVRLDWLKKHKYSAETRGNNRFIRVTWDEAIDLFYRELERVQKQYGPWALHAGQTGWNQTGAFHNCTAMMQRAVGMHGNYITKVGDYSTGAGQTIMPYVLGSTEVYAQGTSWTEILENSDNIILWANDPVKNLQVGWNCETHQSFSYLDQLKEKVAKGEINVVSVDPVKNKTQRFLQNDHLYINPQTDVAFMLAVAHVLYTENLYDKKFIETYCLGFEEFIPYVLGKSKDKVEKTPEWAATICGVKPEAIRDFARMLVNGRTQLLFGWCIQRQEHGEQPYWMGAVLAAMIGQIGLPGGGISYGHHYSGIGVPSTGFAGPGGFPRNLDQGAKPKWDNNDFNGYSSTIPVARWIDAILEPGKKINHNGNTVTLPGFKMMVISGCNPWHHHQDRNKMKLAFQKLETVVTIDFSWTATCRFSDIVLPACTQWERNDIDSYGSYSGKGLIAMHRLVDPLFQSRTDFEIMTELTRRFGREKEYTRDMDEMMWVRSLYNECKKANEGKFAMPEFDEFWEKGFLDFGTGTPWVRHADFRKDPEINALGTPSGFIEITSRKIGRYGYEHCQEHPMWFEKTERSHGGPGSDKYPFWLQSCHPDKRLHSQMCEAEAFRATYAVQGREPVYINPIDAKAKGIKDGDLVRVFNDRGQLLAGAVLSDSYPRGVIRIEEGAWYGPLTEKVGAICTYGDPNTLTLDLGTSELAQATSANTCIVDFEKFRGEVPPVTSFGGPIEVI
- a CDS encoding glycoside hydrolase family 36 protein, producing the protein MSHLRLANGREILAQQADIELEISDNELSAQYIGLHNRPFERRYPLFSTLLDVESDARLVGDGFQMLSQASGTLSHIQEVGRCPDNNLSYRIYPHDAPKRFYNTLMIEAAGRYLLFGFTSCQRFAGFFEVHRHPQHWVLSAFIDGEETRPQDWITNQLESVICLEGESMSELYQAYAEAISRHHPPRPHLKDRAPMGWCSWYAYYAEVTEQDIKENVAILAERHPELEWVLLDDGYQAFMGDWLTPSQKFPSGIQQVIADIRAQGKKPAIWLAPFIAEADSAVFRQHPDWFVKNAAGQPLKAEEITYGGWRCTPWYVLDTSHPDVQEHLTQVVKTLREEWGVELFKLDANYWGTLRGRRFQSGVTGVEAYRMGMQAMAEGAGDAWLLGCNAPMWPSLGLVDAMRVSDDVERNADRFCQIARETLMRTWQHRQLWQIDPDCLTLTPLPNQSADRASYEFHRNLLLASGGLLLSGDPLPKLTPFAKQSIKRLLKRFQYSQKAAKITSLSMRHAFLELTDKNDLHCLFNFNGKEQEFTLVANHPVQWYDYWSGELLSSEPSKLLVVNLAKGLQSRAILTVG